Part of the Geodermatophilus obscurus DSM 43160 genome is shown below.
GAGGACATGGCCGGGTCGGTGACGGCGTTCAACGCCTCCGGTGAGGAGGTGTGGCGCTGGCGCAACGACCTGCCGATGTGCGCGTCGGTGCTCAGCACGGCGGGCGACGTGGTCTTCGCCGGCACGCCGTCCGGCACGTTCGTGGCCCTCGACGCCCGCAGCGGCGAGTTCCTGTGGCAGTTCAACTGCGGCAGCGGCCACCACAGCAGCCCGAGCACCTACAGCGTCGAGGGCAAGCAGTACATCGCCGTGCCGGTCGGCTGGGGCGCCTGGGTCGAGGGGTTCCTGCCCGGGATGATGGGCGGCCCCCACGGACAGGCGATGTTCGTCTTCTCGCTGCCCGAGGACATCGACTCGGCCGGGGGGAGGTGACCGTGATGGACCAGGAGCTCCGTGTCTCCCCGCTCTGCGCAGACGAGTGGGAGGCCCCCTCCTTCGAGGAGATCCGGGTGTCCGCTGAGGCGACCGCGTACATGGGCGTCCAGGAGGACTGGGACTAGACGGACACGTCCGGACCGGGCGGAGAGGCGTCGGGCGACGAGGTCCGGCGCCTCTCCGTCTCCGGACGGCTCCGTCTTCGTGCTGCGGGAGGGCCACCGATCGACATGTGGGTGCGGGTGCTGGGCTCGGCGGCGGGAGGCGGCTACCCGCAGTGGAACTGCGCCTGCCCCCCGTGCCGCGCGGTGCGCGACGGGTCCCGGCCGGCCCGCCCGCGCACCCAGTCGTCGATCGCGGTGAGCGCGGACCGCCGGCGGTGGTTCCTGCTCAACGCCTCACCGGACATCCGTGCCCAGATCGAGTCCTTCCCCGCGCTGCACCCCGCCAGCGGCCCCGACGGCGCCCGGGTGGTCCCGCTGCAGGCCGTGCTGCTCACCGACGCCGAGCTGGACCACACGCTCGGGCTGCTGCTGCTCCGCGAGGGGGGAGGCCTCGTCCTGCACGCCACCGAGGCGACCCACGACACGCTGCGCCAGGGGACGTCGCTGCTCCGCACCCTGGAGGCCTACTGCCCGGTCGAGTGGCGACCGGTCGTGCCGGGGGTGGACGTGCCGCTGGCCGACGGGCTGTCCTACCGGGCCTTCGACGTCCCGACGACCAAGCGCGCCCGGTTCCGCTCCGGTTCTCGCGAGGGGCGGGTCGTCGGCTACCGCCTCACCGACGAGCGCAGCGGCCGGGCGCTGGTCCACCTGCCGGTGCTGCAGGAGCTGACGCCGGAGGTGCGGAACGAGCTCGACGGCTGCTGCCTGCTCGTCGACGGCACCTGCTGGTCCGACGACGAGCTGATCCGGCTCGGCCTGGCCGGCCGGACGGCACGCGAGATGGGGCACCTGCCGATCAGCGGTCCCGGGGGCAGTCTCGAGCAGCTCGCCCGGCTGCCCGTCGAGCGCCGGATCTACGTCCACGTCAACAACACCAACCCGATCCTCCTCGAGGACGCGCCCGAGCGGCGCACCGTCGAGGAGCACGGCATGGAGGTCGCCGTGGACGGGCTCGAACTGGAGGTGTGAGGCCCCTCATGACGCTGACCGCGACGGCGACCGACGAGTTCGTGGCCGCGCTGCGCGAGCAGTCCCGCCGCTACCACGACCAGCACCCCTTCTCCCGCAGGATGAACGAGGGGGAGCTGGGCCGGGAGCAGATCCGCTGCTGGGTGACCAACCGGTTCGCCTACCAGGCAGCCATCCCGCGCAAGGACGCCGCGATCCTCGCCAACTGCCCCGACCGGCAGGTGCGCCGCCGCTGGATCCGCCGCATCCACGACCACGACGGCACCGCCGACGGCGAGGGTGGCATCGAGGCGTGGCTGCGGCTCGGCGAGGCGGTCGGCCTGGGCCGGGAGGAGATGGAGGACCAGCGGCACGTCGTCCCGGGCGTGCGGTTCGCCGTCGACGCCTACGTCACCTTCGCCCGCACCCGGCCGTGGGTCGAGGCGGTGGCCTCCTCGCTGACCGAGCTCTTCGCGCCGGACCTGATGGCCGAGCGCCTCGCCGCCTTCGAGCGCCACTACACCTGGATCGACCCGCAGGGGCTGGCCTACTTCCGGGCCCGCCTGACGCAGGCGCCCCGCGACTCCGCACACGCCCTGGAGGTGGTGACGGAGCACTGCCGGACGCCGGGGACCCAGGCGGCCGCCCTGGCGGCCCTGTCCTTCAAGTGCGACGTCCTCTGGAGCATGCTCGATGCGATCGACCGCGCCTGTGCAGACCGCCAGTAGTGCCGACCGCCCCCGGCTGGCCCGCTCCGTCCGGCTGAGGTTCGACCCGGCACGCGAGCGGCACGTGCTGCTGACGCCGGAGGCGGTCACCGTCCTCAACGGCACGGGGGCGGCCGTCCTGGAGCTGTGCGACGGGCGGCGGACGGTGACCGAGATCGTGGCCAAGCTGCGCGGGCGGTACGACCGCGTGGACGACGACGAGGTGCGCGCCTTCGTCGACCGCCTCACCGCCCGGCGGTGGCTCGAGGTCGGGAACGCGGAGGCCGGTCGTGGACAGGCCCGTCGTGGCTAGCCCGGCCGTGGACCGGCCGTTCGGCCTGCTGGCCGAGCTGACCTACGGCTGCCCGTTGCACTGCTCCTACTGCTCCAACCCGATCGACCTGGCCGCCCACACCGACGAGCTGACCACGGCGGAGTGGCAGCGGGTGCTGGTCGAGGCCCGCGACCTCGGCGTGCTGCAGCTGCACCTCTCCGGCGGTGAGCCGCTGCTGCGCCGCGATCTCCCCGAGATCGTCCGGTGCGCCGGTGAGCTGGGCCTGTACACCAACCTGATCACCAGCGCCCTCGGGTTGACGCCCCGCCGCGCGGAGGAGCTGCTGGCCGCAGGCCTCGACCACGTGCAGATCAGCCTCCAGGCCGACGAGGCCGCCTTGTCCGACCGCCTCGCCGGGGTGCGGTCGTTCGAGCGCAAGCTGGTCGCCGCCCGGCTGGTGAAGGAGCTGGGCTGGCCGCTCACGCTGAACGTCGTCCTGCACCGGCACAACGTCGACCGGGTCGCCAGCATCCTCGACCTGGCCGAGCAGCTGGGGGCCGACCGGATCGAGCTGGCCCACACGCAGTACTACGGGTGGGCCCTGCGCAACCGCGACGGGCTCCTGCCGAGCAGGGCGCAGCTGGAGCGCGCCCAGGACGTGGTGCGGGCGGCGCGCGAGCGCCTGCAGGGGCGCATGGAGGTCATCTACGTGCTGCCCGACTACCACAGCCGCTACCCCAAACCCTGCATGGGGGGCTGGGGCACGCGCCAGCTCACCGTGGTGCCCGACGGCGACGTCCTCCCGTGCCCCACGGCGCACACCCTCCCGCTTCCCCGGGCGAGCGTCCGCGAGCACCCCCTGGCGTGGATCTGGGAGCGGTCACCGCTGTTCCAGCGCTTCCGCGGAACGGACTGGATGCCCGATCCCTGCCGCAGCTGCGACCGCCGCGAGCTCGACTTCGGCGGCTGCCGCTGCCAGGCCTTCCAGCTCACCGGCGACGCCGCCCGCACCGACCCGGTCTGCCACCTCTCGCCCGACCACGGCCTCGTGGCCGAGGCGGTGGCCGCCGCCGACGAGGAGGCGCGGTCGGGTGCGGCGGCGCTGACCCCGCGGCGGTACCCCGCCGCCGGGCGCAGCCGGTGACCGCCCGTCCACGCCCCTGCCCGGCGGGTCGTCGCGAGGAGGAGCCCCGGCCATGACCTCGGTGTTCGTCTTCATCTCCGGGGCGACCCTGCTGGTGGTCAGCGCGGAGAAGCTCATCACCCACCTCGTCGGGGCGGCCAGTGGTCTCCGGATCCCGCTGTTCCTGCTGGCCATCGTCTTCACCGGTGTCGAGTTCGACGACATCGCGCTCGGCGTCGGGCTGAACCTCGAGGAGCTCAGCGGTGTCGCGCTCGGCGTCGTGTTCGGGACGGCGCTCTCCTTCACCGGCGTCGTCCTGGCGGTCGCCGCGATCGTCCGGCCGAGCGTCGTCGACATCCCGCGCGACTACCTCGTCGTGTTCGCCGCCGCCCCGCTGGTGATGGTCGCGTTCACGCTCATCGGGCCGCTGACGGTCACCGACGGACTGCTGCTCCTCGGTCTGTTCGTCCTGTTCATCGGCTACGTCGCCGCCCGGGAGCTCCGCAGGAGCGTCGCGGTCTTCCGCGACGAGGAGGTGTGCGAGGCCGCCGTCGCCGAGGTCGGGGACGGCACGCCTCCCCGACGCGGGGCGGACACGCACGTGCTGCAGGACCAGCCGGCCGGGGCAGCAGCACGGCCCGGCGCTGAGCGGACGCAGCAGGTCGTCGACGAGCCCCGCGCCGAGCCGAGCGAGCTGCCCGCCGGCTGGGCCCACCTCGGACTGGCGGTGGTCGCACTCGCCGGACTCATCGTCGGCGCGGCGACCGTGAGCACCGGGACCGAGGGGATCCTGGAGACCTACGGGCTCGAGGGCACGGTGTTCGGCGCCACCATCGTCACCGCCGTGCTCACCATGGAGGACGTCTTCCTGACGGTGGAGCCCTTCCGGAGGGGCGTGCCGGAGATCGGGGTCGGGAACGTCATCGGCAGCGTCGTCTTCTCGGTCACCGGGAAGCTGGGCATCACCCTCCTGGCCGGCGGCATCGTCGTCGGCTCGGACGTGTTCACCTGGCACCTGCCCGCGCTCGTCGTCCTCACCGCGCTGGCTGCGTACCTCCTCTCCACCGGCCGGCTGACGCGGTGGCACGGCTGCATCCTCCTGGCGCTCTACGTCGTGTACTGGTTGGTCAGCCTGGTCGCGTTCGGCGAGGTCCCGGTCGAGATGGACTGAGGACCCCCTGCCCCCACCGCTCGCAGGCTCGCGGCGGGACCCTGTAGGGGGCCACCGTCCCGCCGCTGGCCGGGACGAGGGAGGGGGCGGCGGGATGCCGGACTGGGCGTGGACGCTGGTCGGGGTGCTGGGCGGCCTGCTGCTGTGCTGGCTGGTGCTGGTGCTGGTGCTGTGGAGGACCTGCCCGGACGAGCTGCGGCTGCGGGAGCTGCTGCGCCTGCTGCCCGACGTGCTGAGGCTGGTGCACCGGCTGGCCGGCGACGGCACGCTGTCGCGCGGCGTCCGGGTGCGGCTGTGGCTGTTGCTGGCCTACCTGGCGCTGCCGATCGACCTGGTGCCCGACTTCGTGCCGGTGCTCGGCCACGCCGACGACGCGATCGTGGTCGTCCTGGTGCTGCGCTCGGTGGTCCACCGCGCCGGCACGGCCGCGATCGACCGGCACTGGCCCGGCACGCCCGACGGCCTGGCCGCGCTGCGCCGGGCGAGCCGGTTGCCGGTGTAGGCGTCCGCTCGCCCGGAGCGCTGCGCTCCCTCGGGGACGACCCGGGTTGCCGCCCGGTGGGTCCGACGACGTCAGAAGCCGGCGGTGGCTGCCTCGCAGACCGTGGTGTCCTGCTCGCCGGTGCCACCGCTCACCCCGACCGCGCCCACGATGACCCCGTCCGCGCGCACGGGGGCGCCACCGGCGAAGACCATCACCTTGCCGTTGTTGGACGCCTGGATGCCGTAGAACGGCCCGCCCGGCTTGGCCAGGTCGGCCAGCTCGGCCGTCTCGATGTCGAAGGCCCGGGCGGTGAAGGCCTTGTTGATGGCGATGTCGACACTGCCGCGCCACGCGCCGTCCATCCGCACGTGCATGACGAGGTCGCCCCCCGCATCGACGACGGCGATGTTCATCGGCTGCCCGATCTCCGCGGCGCGTGCCTCCCCGGCCGCGACGATGCGGCGGGCGTCGTCCAGGGACAGGCTGTTCAGCTGCTGGGTCACAGGGATCCCTTCCGGTCGGAGCCGTGGCCGGGGACCGCGGCTGGTCGGCCACCGTTCCGGTCCAGGGGCCGGAACGGGATGGGGGTACCCGGGCCGCGACGTGACCAACTCAGCTCCCGGCGACGGATCGGCGCGGCCGGAGCCGGCGGGGAGAACGCGCCGTCCACCGCACCCCGGGCGTGGGACGGCTTCCCGGGTGTGCGACGGCATCGGCCGGGCGGTGCGGGAGAGCGGAGGACAGGACCCCCACGGTCACGACCGTGCCGCAGCGGACGCTCCGGGCCCGATGACGTCCGCGCACAGCACGACCGTCGAGCGCGCGGGGAGGCGACAGGGCCTCGACCTGCGGCTCGCCGTGCTGTGATCCTGGTCGCGCGACACGATGGACGTGCCCGACCGGGCGGCCACTCCGGCCACCGGTCCCAGTCGAGGAGCAGGCCGATGAGCGACAACGCGAACGGCGGCCTCGTCCGCACCCTCGGCCGGTGGGACGTCCTGGCCGTCGCCTTCGGGGCGATGATCGGTTTCGGCTGGATCGTGCTCACGGGGGGCTTCCTCGAGAGCGCCGGCACGCTGGGCGCCGCGCTCGCCTTCGTCATCGGCGGTGTCGTCGTCGCCTTCGTGGGGCTCACCTATGCCGAGTTGGTCTCGGCGATGCCCCACGTCGGCGGAGAGCACAACTACGTCCTCCGGGCGATGGGCAGCCGGCCGGCCTTCATCACGTCGTGGGCGCTGGTGCTCGGCTACGTCTCGGTGGTCGCGTTCGAGGCGGTCGCCCTGCCCCAGACGATGCTGTACCTGTTCCCGGACATGCTCGCCGGCCGTCTGTGGACCGTGGCGGGGTACGACGTCTACGCCACCTGGGCGGCGGTCGGCGTGGTCGCGGCGCTGGTGATGACCGGGCTCAACTACGTCGGGGTCCGTCCGGCCGCGGTGTTCCAGGCCGTCGCGGTGCTGTTCCTGCTGGCGGTCGGGGCGGCGCTGCTCCTCGGCAGCGTCGTCGGCGGCTCGACCGAGAACATGCAGCCGCTGTTCACCGGAGGCGCCGTCGGCCTCATCTCGGTCCTCGTCGCGACCCCGTTCCTGTTCGTCGGCTTCGACGTGATCCCGCAGTCCGCGGAGGAGATCAAGCTCCCCTACCGCAAGATCGGTCAGCTGCTGCTCGTCTCGGTCGCCATGGCGGTGACCTGGTACGTGCTGATCATGCTCACCGTCGGGTCCTCGCTGCCCGTCGCCGACCTCGCCGCCTCCGAGCTGGCGGCCGCCGACGGCATGGCGGCGCTGTGGGGCAGCGACGTGATGGCCACCGTCCTGGTGCTCGGCGGCATCGCCGGGATCCTCACGTCCTGGAACGGGTTCCTCATCGGCGCCAGCCGGCTGGTCTACGCGATGGCTCAGTCGGGGATGCTCCCCGGCTGGTTCGGCCGGCTGCACCCGCGGTACCGGACGCCGGGCAACGCCCTGATCTTCATCGGCGCGCTGTCGGTCGTGGCCCCGCTCTTCGGCCGCCAGACCCTGGTGTGGATGGTCGACGCGGGTGGGTTCAGCATCATCGTCGCCTACCTCATGGTGGCGGTGAGCTTCGTCGTCCTCCGGCGCCGTGAGCCTGAGATGGCGCGCCCCTTCCAGGCCCCCGGTGGACAGGCCACCGGTGTGGTCGCCGCCGTCCTCTCCCTCGGGCTCGGCGTGCTGTTCCTGCCCGGCATGCCGGCCGCGCTCATCTGGCCCTACGAGTGGGTGCTCCTGGCTCTCTGGTGGATCCTCGGGCTGGTGTTCGTGCTCCGCGTGCCGTCGGTGGGGCCCGGACCGGACGCCGAGCAGCGCGTCCTGGCCGCACGATCGCGGTGACGGGCTGCTCGTCCTGCGGCGACGACCACGGGACCCCGGATCGCTCAGGGTGCCGGCGCCGCCGGTGAAGGGGTGGGTGGCCGCTGGGCGGGGGCGGTGTCCGCCGACCTCGGAGTACGGAGGTACCAGGTGCGCAGACGGGAGAACCCCTCGTCCAGGCCCACCCGGGGACGCCACCCGAGAGCCGTCCGCGTCCGGCGCTGGTCGAACCAGTGCGCGGTCGCCAGCTGCTCGGCCAGGAAGCGGGTGATCGGGGGGACCTGCCGGCGGCCGGTCACCGCCCAGATGCCCTCGACGGCGGCGCCCACCGCGTAGGCGGCACCGAAGGGCACCCGACGGCGCGGCACGGGGACCCCGGCGGCCCGGCACAGCCGGCCGAGGACCTCCGCGACCGGGCGCGGCTCCCCGTTCGAGACGACCAGGGCCTCGCCGTGCACCGGTCCGCACGCGTCCACGGCGGCGACCAGGGCCGCGGCGGCGTTGTCGACGTAGGTGGTGTCGATGAGCGCCGCGCCCGACCCGATCACCGGCAGCCGCCCGGCCCGCGCCCGCTCGACGATGCGGCCGACGAGCTGGGTGTCGCCCGGGCCCCACACCAGGTGGGGGCGGACGGCCAGCACGGCCAGCGAGGGGGAGTCCGCGGCCAGCACGTCGAGCTCGGCCATCGCCTTGGAGCGGGCGTACCGGCCGCGGGCGCGCGCCGGGTCGGCGGGGCCGGCGCCGACCCCGGCGAGCGCCGTCCCGGCGTGGGCCACCGACGGGGACGAGACGTGCACCAGCCGGCCGACGTCCGCGGTCCGGCAGGCGTCGACGACGGTCCGGGTGCCGTCGACGTTGGCGGTGACGTACTCGGCCCACGGGCCGGTCACGTCGACCTTCGCGGCCAGGTGCAGCACGGCGTCCTGGCCGCGGACGGCGCGACCGACGACGGCCGGGTCCGCGACGTCCCCCAGCACCTCCGCGCACGGCAGGCCGGACGGACGACGCTGCAGCACCGTCACCTCGTCGCCGCGCTCGAGCAGCCCGGTGGCCGTCGCCCGGCCCAGCATCCCGCTCGCCCCGGTGACCAGCACCCTCACGGCCGCGGAGCCCGCGCGCCGGCCAGCACCCGTGCGGCCCGGCGGGCGACCTCGCCGCGGTCGACCTTCGACTGGTGCCGGATGTCCACCGGCAGCGCGGAGGTGGTCAGCACCGCGGCCACGTCGACGCCGGCGGCCGCGCGGACGGCGTCGGCCAGGTCCGGGCCGGCCAGGCCCAGGCGCTGCCGGCGACGCCCGGAGGAGCCCTCGGACGGCACGACGACCAGCACGACGACCTGCGTCCCGGGCGGGCCGATGCCGACCGCCGCGGCAGCGGTCACGCCGTCGACCCGCTCGACCCGCTGCTCGATCCCGACGGGGGTCACCGGGCCGGAGGCCGTGGCGATGACGTGCTGGAGCCGCCCCTCGATCCACAGCCGGCCGTCGGGGTCGAGGTGCCCGACGTCGCCGGTGCGGTGGAAGCCGGGGTCCCGGGACGCCGCCCGCTCCAGCGCCCACAGCGCGTCGTACCGGTCCTTGA
Proteins encoded:
- the pqqA gene encoding pyrroloquinoline quinone precursor peptide PqqA, encoding MDQELRVSPLCADEWEAPSFEEIRVSAEATAYMGVQEDWD
- the pqqB gene encoding pyrroloquinoline quinone biosynthesis protein PqqB, whose protein sequence is MWVRVLGSAAGGGYPQWNCACPPCRAVRDGSRPARPRTQSSIAVSADRRRWFLLNASPDIRAQIESFPALHPASGPDGARVVPLQAVLLTDAELDHTLGLLLLREGGGLVLHATEATHDTLRQGTSLLRTLEAYCPVEWRPVVPGVDVPLADGLSYRAFDVPTTKRARFRSGSREGRVVGYRLTDERSGRALVHLPVLQELTPEVRNELDGCCLLVDGTCWSDDELIRLGLAGRTAREMGHLPISGPGGSLEQLARLPVERRIYVHVNNTNPILLEDAPERRTVEEHGMEVAVDGLELEV
- the pqqC gene encoding pyrroloquinoline-quinone synthase PqqC; this encodes MTLTATATDEFVAALREQSRRYHDQHPFSRRMNEGELGREQIRCWVTNRFAYQAAIPRKDAAILANCPDRQVRRRWIRRIHDHDGTADGEGGIEAWLRLGEAVGLGREEMEDQRHVVPGVRFAVDAYVTFARTRPWVEAVASSLTELFAPDLMAERLAAFERHYTWIDPQGLAYFRARLTQAPRDSAHALEVVTEHCRTPGTQAAALAALSFKCDVLWSMLDAIDRACADRQ
- the pqqD gene encoding pyrroloquinoline quinone biosynthesis peptide chaperone PqqD, translated to MRSTAPVQTASSADRPRLARSVRLRFDPARERHVLLTPEAVTVLNGTGAAVLELCDGRRTVTEIVAKLRGRYDRVDDDEVRAFVDRLTARRWLEVGNAEAGRGQARRG
- the pqqE gene encoding pyrroloquinoline quinone biosynthesis protein PqqE; amino-acid sequence: MASPAVDRPFGLLAELTYGCPLHCSYCSNPIDLAAHTDELTTAEWQRVLVEARDLGVLQLHLSGGEPLLRRDLPEIVRCAGELGLYTNLITSALGLTPRRAEELLAAGLDHVQISLQADEAALSDRLAGVRSFERKLVAARLVKELGWPLTLNVVLHRHNVDRVASILDLAEQLGADRIELAHTQYYGWALRNRDGLLPSRAQLERAQDVVRAARERLQGRMEVIYVLPDYHSRYPKPCMGGWGTRQLTVVPDGDVLPCPTAHTLPLPRASVREHPLAWIWERSPLFQRFRGTDWMPDPCRSCDRRELDFGGCRCQAFQLTGDAARTDPVCHLSPDHGLVAEAVAAADEEARSGAAALTPRRYPAAGRSR
- a CDS encoding sodium:calcium antiporter, with product MTSVFVFISGATLLVVSAEKLITHLVGAASGLRIPLFLLAIVFTGVEFDDIALGVGLNLEELSGVALGVVFGTALSFTGVVLAVAAIVRPSVVDIPRDYLVVFAAAPLVMVAFTLIGPLTVTDGLLLLGLFVLFIGYVAARELRRSVAVFRDEEVCEAAVAEVGDGTPPRRGADTHVLQDQPAGAAARPGAERTQQVVDEPRAEPSELPAGWAHLGLAVVALAGLIVGAATVSTGTEGILETYGLEGTVFGATIVTAVLTMEDVFLTVEPFRRGVPEIGVGNVIGSVVFSVTGKLGITLLAGGIVVGSDVFTWHLPALVVLTALAAYLLSTGRLTRWHGCILLALYVVYWLVSLVAFGEVPVEMD
- a CDS encoding DUF1232 domain-containing protein, coding for MPDWAWTLVGVLGGLLLCWLVLVLVLWRTCPDELRLRELLRLLPDVLRLVHRLAGDGTLSRGVRVRLWLLLAYLALPIDLVPDFVPVLGHADDAIVVVLVLRSVVHRAGTAAIDRHWPGTPDGLAALRRASRLPV
- a CDS encoding GlcG/HbpS family heme-binding protein gives rise to the protein MTQQLNSLSLDDARRIVAAGEARAAEIGQPMNIAVVDAGGDLVMHVRMDGAWRGSVDIAINKAFTARAFDIETAELADLAKPGGPFYGIQASNNGKVMVFAGGAPVRADGVIVGAVGVSGGTGEQDTTVCEAATAGF
- a CDS encoding APC family permease, whose amino-acid sequence is MSDNANGGLVRTLGRWDVLAVAFGAMIGFGWIVLTGGFLESAGTLGAALAFVIGGVVVAFVGLTYAELVSAMPHVGGEHNYVLRAMGSRPAFITSWALVLGYVSVVAFEAVALPQTMLYLFPDMLAGRLWTVAGYDVYATWAAVGVVAALVMTGLNYVGVRPAAVFQAVAVLFLLAVGAALLLGSVVGGSTENMQPLFTGGAVGLISVLVATPFLFVGFDVIPQSAEEIKLPYRKIGQLLLVSVAMAVTWYVLIMLTVGSSLPVADLAASELAAADGMAALWGSDVMATVLVLGGIAGILTSWNGFLIGASRLVYAMAQSGMLPGWFGRLHPRYRTPGNALIFIGALSVVAPLFGRQTLVWMVDAGGFSIIVAYLMVAVSFVVLRRREPEMARPFQAPGGQATGVVAAVLSLGLGVLFLPGMPAALIWPYEWVLLALWWILGLVFVLRVPSVGPGPDAEQRVLAARSR
- a CDS encoding NAD-dependent epimerase/dehydratase family protein, which produces MRVLVTGASGMLGRATATGLLERGDEVTVLQRRPSGLPCAEVLGDVADPAVVGRAVRGQDAVLHLAAKVDVTGPWAEYVTANVDGTRTVVDACRTADVGRLVHVSSPSVAHAGTALAGVGAGPADPARARGRYARSKAMAELDVLAADSPSLAVLAVRPHLVWGPGDTQLVGRIVERARAGRLPVIGSGAALIDTTYVDNAAAALVAAVDACGPVHGEALVVSNGEPRPVAEVLGRLCRAAGVPVPRRRVPFGAAYAVGAAVEGIWAVTGRRQVPPITRFLAEQLATAHWFDQRRTRTALGWRPRVGLDEGFSRLRTWYLRTPRSADTAPAQRPPTPSPAAPAP